One window of Flavobacteriales bacterium genomic DNA carries:
- a CDS encoding nitrous oxide reductase accessory protein NosL encodes MKNFLISASLVIMASGCSVGQPKINYGHDECAHCRMNVMDAKFGAALMTVKGRSYVFDAPECMVPFVSHTGHLVEQEVEGWYVSDFAHPGMLIDATKAFYLHAPKLNSPMRGNVAAFSSDADRKAAEAFFPGDEMDWPGVKDLFKKDE; translated from the coding sequence ATGAAGAATTTTCTGATCAGTGCGTCTTTGGTGATCATGGCGTCCGGCTGTAGCGTCGGCCAGCCCAAGATCAACTACGGGCACGATGAATGCGCCCATTGCCGGATGAACGTGATGGATGCCAAGTTCGGTGCCGCGCTCATGACCGTGAAAGGCCGCAGCTACGTATTCGACGCACCGGAATGCATGGTCCCCTTCGTGAGCCATACTGGTCATTTGGTGGAGCAGGAAGTGGAAGGGTGGTACGTCTCGGACTTTGCCCATCCGGGAATGTTGATCGATGCGACCAAAGCATTCTACCTGCATGCCCCGAAACTCAACAGCCCCATGCGGGGGAACGTTGCCGCCTTCAGCAGTGATGCCGACCGAAAAGCTGCAGAGGCCTTTTTCCCGGGTGATGAAATGGATTGGCCAGGAGTGAAAGACCTGTTCAAGAAAGACGAATGA
- the nosD gene encoding nitrous oxide reductase family maturation protein NosD produces the protein MAAVWTVGSGNTRAKLAPVLAAAAPHDTVRVMQGTYAEGTLTIDKPLTLIGIGRPVIDGTGGDGNVLTITAPDVTVQGFLITGTKVSNMNDNAGIEVERADNVKLLDNVMEHCFFAFHFANARNPTVIGNTINGDPELSETSRANGIHLWHCSGAMVEDNVIRNHRDGIYFEFVTDSHVRRNKSLHNSRYGLHFMFSHRDTYSDNLFQDNGAGVAVMFSKNVDMVRNRFIRNRGASSYGILLKEINDVKIDSNIFIDNTTALLVDGCNRGDIRGNIFQGNGWALRLFANATDCHFTANTFTGNTFDMSTNGNPVYNSFSGNYWDRYQGYDLDHDGTGDVPFRPLSLFAMVNERMPYAVVLSRSLLTQLLDQAERLVPSMTPEGLEDDKPLMKTPHGPRNL, from the coding sequence ATGGCCGCGGTCTGGACGGTAGGCTCAGGAAATACCCGTGCAAAGCTGGCCCCGGTCTTAGCCGCCGCCGCGCCGCACGATACCGTTCGGGTAATGCAAGGCACTTACGCGGAAGGCACGCTGACCATAGACAAGCCGCTCACGCTCATTGGCATCGGACGTCCCGTTATTGACGGCACTGGCGGCGATGGCAATGTGCTCACGATCACCGCACCGGATGTCACCGTGCAGGGTTTCTTGATCACGGGCACCAAGGTGAGCAACATGAACGATAACGCCGGCATCGAGGTGGAACGGGCCGACAACGTGAAACTGCTCGACAACGTGATGGAGCACTGCTTTTTCGCTTTCCACTTTGCGAATGCACGCAACCCGACCGTCATAGGGAACACCATCAACGGTGACCCGGAACTATCCGAGACCAGCAGGGCCAATGGCATTCATCTGTGGCATTGCTCGGGCGCCATGGTGGAGGATAATGTGATACGGAACCACCGCGACGGCATCTACTTCGAGTTCGTCACCGACAGCCACGTGCGCCGCAACAAGAGCCTGCACAACTCGCGCTACGGGCTGCACTTCATGTTCAGCCACCGCGACACCTATTCGGACAACCTCTTTCAGGACAACGGGGCCGGCGTGGCGGTGATGTTCAGCAAGAACGTTGATATGGTCCGGAACCGCTTCATCCGCAACCGCGGCGCCAGTTCCTATGGCATCTTGCTGAAGGAGATAAACGACGTGAAGATCGACAGCAACATCTTCATCGACAACACCACCGCACTGTTGGTGGACGGCTGCAACCGGGGCGACATCCGCGGGAACATTTTCCAAGGCAACGGTTGGGCGCTTCGGCTCTTTGCCAATGCCACCGATTGCCACTTCACCGCGAACACCTTCACAGGGAACACCTTCGACATGAGCACCAACGGGAACCCGGTGTACAACAGCTTCAGCGGCAACTACTGGGACCGCTACCAAGGCTATGACCTGGACCACGACGGCACCGGTGACGTGCCCTTCCGGCCGTTGAGCCTCTTCGCCATGGTGAACGAGCGGATGCCTTATGCCGTGGTACTTTCACGCAGCTTGCTCACCCAATTGCTCGACCAGGCGGAGCGTTTGGTGCCCTCGATGACGCCGGAAGGCCTGGAAGACGATAAACCCTTGATGAAAACTCCGCATGGCCCGCGTAACCTTTGA
- a CDS encoding ABC transporter ATP-binding protein, with the protein MARVTFENVGKKYGKLWALREFNARFEPGETVSVIGPNGSGKTTMIKCLLGLVQATTGTIIVNGERVGPDPEYRHNVGHMPQISRFPNELKIGQLIDLMDDIRGSNKGRSEGPLVKALGVDAMMDKRLGTLSGGQRQKVSAVLAFRYSPSVLVLDEPTAGLDPLSSEIVLKAVRDIKREGCTVLITSHLMEEVEALADRVAYLQDGTLRFLLPPEDLLAVTGEKRLSKAIPAMLTAKTEAHVESL; encoded by the coding sequence ATGGCCCGCGTAACCTTTGAGAACGTCGGCAAGAAGTACGGCAAGCTTTGGGCGTTGCGCGAATTCAATGCGCGCTTCGAGCCCGGCGAGACCGTATCGGTGATCGGCCCCAACGGATCGGGGAAGACCACCATGATAAAATGCTTGCTGGGCCTGGTGCAGGCCACGACCGGCACCATCATCGTGAACGGCGAGCGCGTCGGACCCGATCCGGAATATCGGCACAACGTGGGGCACATGCCGCAGATCTCACGCTTCCCCAACGAGTTGAAGATCGGTCAGCTGATCGATCTGATGGACGACATCCGCGGCAGCAACAAAGGCCGCAGCGAGGGCCCGCTGGTGAAAGCGTTGGGCGTGGATGCCATGATGGACAAACGCCTCGGTACGCTCTCCGGCGGCCAACGGCAGAAGGTGAGCGCCGTGCTGGCCTTCCGCTATTCACCCAGCGTGCTGGTGCTGGACGAGCCTACTGCCGGCCTTGACCCCCTGAGCTCTGAGATCGTGCTGAAAGCGGTGCGTGATATCAAACGTGAAGGTTGCACGGTGCTCATCACCAGCCACCTCATGGAGGAAGTGGAAGCCCTTGCCGACCGGGTGGCCTACTTGCAGGACGGCACGTTGCGTTTCCTGCTCCCACCGGAGGACCTGCTCGCAGTTACAGGGGAAAAGCGGCTGTCCAAGGCAATTCCCGCGATGCTCACCGCCAAGACCGAGGCCCATGTGGAAAGTCTATAA
- a CDS encoding ABC transporter permease: MWKVYKYTLIDLARNKFVLGWTLLLLAISLGLFQLEDQPVKSMLSLSQVLLALVPLVASVFTIVYLYDAMEFTELLAVQPLRRSKILGGQMGALGTALVLGALVGAGIPLMLFLPGGASLTLLLACVMLTLVFVAIGSLIAIKNREKARGVGLGLVVWFLFVLVYDAVLLWVMFAFSDYPIEPWIVPLAALDPIDLGRIMVLLKVDLAAMMGYSGAVYEKFFGNVRGILVALAALIAWVALPSSFAFRAFRRKDL, translated from the coding sequence ATGTGGAAAGTCTATAAGTACACCCTGATCGATCTGGCGCGCAACAAGTTCGTGCTGGGCTGGACGCTGCTGTTGTTGGCCATCAGCCTAGGCTTGTTCCAGTTGGAAGACCAACCGGTAAAGTCCATGCTCAGTCTCTCGCAAGTGCTGTTGGCATTGGTGCCCTTGGTGGCTTCGGTGTTCACCATCGTCTACCTCTATGATGCGATGGAGTTCACGGAGCTGTTGGCTGTGCAACCCTTGCGTCGATCTAAGATCTTGGGTGGCCAGATGGGGGCCTTGGGCACGGCCTTGGTGCTGGGTGCCTTGGTGGGCGCGGGCATCCCGTTGATGCTTTTTCTGCCGGGCGGTGCATCGCTCACGCTCCTGCTCGCGTGCGTGATGCTCACGTTGGTTTTCGTAGCGATCGGCTCGCTCATCGCGATCAAGAACCGTGAGAAGGCGCGTGGTGTCGGTCTTGGCCTGGTGGTCTGGTTCCTCTTCGTGCTGGTGTACGACGCTGTGCTGTTGTGGGTGATGTTCGCCTTCAGTGATTACCCGATCGAACCGTGGATCGTGCCCTTGGCCGCACTGGATCCGATCGACCTCGGCCGCATCATGGTGCTGCTGAAGGTGGACCTGGCCGCCATGATGGGGTACAGTGGCGCGGTGTACGAGAAGTTCTTCGGGAACGTCCGCGGGATCCTGGTGGCGCTTGCTGCGCTCATAGCCTGGGTGGCGCTGCCGTCATCGTTCGCGTTCAGGGCCTTTCGGAGGAAGGACCTTTGA
- a CDS encoding fasciclin domain-containing protein, with protein sequence MKRLTMKLKYFTPFALVALLSACGGSTDTAPADQAGSDPAVMTDGGQSTVVDDESEKNVVQVAIASPDHTTLVAAVKAADLVNALSNAGPFTVFAPTNEAFAALPAGTVDGLLKPDQKDALADILQYHVALGVFKPENIRDGQKQGMVNGGDVVFHVKDGQVMINDAKIIGTVPASNGLVCVIDKVLLPGK encoded by the coding sequence ATGAAACGCCTCACCATGAAACTGAAGTATTTTACACCGTTCGCCTTGGTCGCACTTCTTTCCGCATGCGGAGGAAGCACGGATACCGCACCGGCAGACCAAGCCGGGAGTGACCCGGCCGTAATGACCGATGGAGGCCAATCCACCGTGGTGGATGATGAATCCGAGAAGAACGTGGTGCAGGTGGCCATTGCTTCCCCGGACCATACCACATTGGTGGCCGCGGTCAAGGCAGCCGACCTGGTGAATGCGCTGAGCAACGCGGGCCCCTTCACCGTCTTCGCCCCGACCAATGAGGCCTTCGCGGCATTGCCCGCCGGCACGGTGGACGGCCTGTTGAAGCCTGACCAGAAGGACGCGCTGGCTGACATCCTTCAGTACCACGTGGCCCTCGGCGTCTTCAAGCCGGAGAATATCCGCGACGGACAAAAGCAAGGCATGGTGAACGGTGGCGACGTCGTTTTCCATGTAAAGGACGGGCAAGTGATGATCAATGACGCCAAGATCATCGGCACTGTGCCCGCCTCAAATGGATTGGTCTGCGTGATCGACAAAGTGCTGCTTCCCGGGAAGTGA
- a CDS encoding Hsp20/alpha crystallin family protein, which yields MDHSPRVNIVESNDDYRVEMQAPGFDKKDLKVEMLNDTLTIRGEHTEEEQGEDKRWTRREFARSAFERSFVLPQSVQADAIKAEYVNGVLQLTIPKSEEAKPKMRTISIK from the coding sequence ATGGACCATTCACCCCGCGTGAACATCGTGGAAAGCAACGATGACTACCGCGTGGAAATGCAAGCACCCGGCTTCGACAAGAAGGACCTGAAGGTGGAGATGTTGAATGACACGCTCACCATCCGCGGGGAGCACACGGAAGAGGAACAGGGCGAGGACAAGCGCTGGACCCGCCGCGAGTTCGCGCGCTCCGCCTTCGAGCGCAGCTTCGTGCTGCCGCAAAGCGTGCAGGCCGACGCGATCAAAGCGGAATACGTGAACGGCGTTTTGCAGCTCACCATCCCCAAGAGCGAAGAGGCCAAACCCAAGATGCGGACCATCAGCATCAAATAG
- a CDS encoding adenosylcobalamin-dependent ribonucleoside-diphosphate reductase produces MTTAARPKPSTSYSKEEVLAAALEYFHNDELAATTWMNKYALRNTKGELIELTPADTHARMAREFARIERSYKPLPAEKQALLSTYGQKRKPLDEKRIFDLFDGFRDIVPQGSVMASLGDSTRLASLSNCVVIPAPVDSYGGIFRNDQQLAQLFKRRCGVGFDLSTLRPEGAEVSNAARTSTGAVSFMERFSNTTREVAQKGRRGALMLTMDIAHPDVEQFITIKQDLMKVTGANISVRVSDEFLQAVEDDAEYTHRWPIDSKTPTVTKKVQARELWDTLITCAHKSAEPGIIFWDRQHKYSTSSVYPGFKNESTNPCGEIAMQGGDSCRLIAINLYSFVTDAFTPKARFDHKRLAKVTYEAQRLMDDLVDLELEAVERILVKIDKDPEPDAVKRVERETWQLLGETGRKGRRTGLGFTGMGDALAALNLAYDSEAAVEAAEHMLRTKCEAEFNSSIDMSIERGSFVGFDPAVERTSEFTDMLAKELPELHARMMKNGRRNISISTVAPTGTLSLLTRTSSGIEPVYMLGYTRRRKLGPNAPKESVAFTDDMGDQWEEFTVHHPRLVDWMKATGKTDVKESPYANSTANDINWHHRVRLQAAVQKYTTHSISSTINLPADVSAELVGNIYREAWHMGLKGVTVYRDGSRSGVLVSNEKKDAAAVAHTKRPDVLEADVIRFNNELEQWIAVVGLLDGKPYEIFTGKATGVFQLPKWVEKGWVIKRKDTKAKKNIYDLQYADSDDYRVTIQGLSRSFDKEYWNYAILISGMLRQGVSVPHVVDTVVNLNLYDATLNTWKNGIARALSRYIADGTSASGRKCNDCGDSEGVYYEEGCLKCRSCGSSKCG; encoded by the coding sequence ATGACCACCGCCGCACGACCCAAGCCCAGTACCAGTTATTCAAAGGAGGAGGTCCTGGCTGCCGCTCTCGAGTATTTCCACAACGATGAGCTTGCCGCCACTACTTGGATGAACAAGTATGCCCTGCGCAATACCAAGGGTGAACTGATCGAACTCACGCCGGCCGATACGCATGCCCGGATGGCCCGCGAGTTCGCGCGCATCGAGCGTTCCTATAAACCACTGCCGGCCGAGAAGCAGGCCCTGCTTTCCACCTATGGCCAAAAGCGCAAGCCCTTGGATGAGAAGCGCATCTTCGATCTCTTCGACGGCTTCCGGGACATCGTTCCGCAGGGCAGCGTGATGGCCTCCCTCGGCGACAGTACGCGCCTGGCCTCGCTTTCCAACTGCGTGGTGATCCCCGCGCCCGTGGACAGCTACGGGGGCATCTTCCGTAACGACCAACAACTGGCACAGCTCTTCAAGCGCCGCTGCGGGGTGGGCTTCGACCTCAGCACGCTCCGCCCCGAGGGCGCGGAAGTGAGCAATGCCGCACGCACCAGCACCGGCGCGGTATCGTTCATGGAACGCTTCAGCAACACCACGCGTGAGGTAGCGCAGAAGGGCAGGAGGGGAGCGTTGATGCTCACCATGGACATCGCGCATCCCGACGTGGAGCAGTTCATCACGATCAAGCAGGACCTGATGAAAGTGACCGGCGCGAACATCAGCGTCCGTGTGAGCGATGAGTTCCTGCAAGCCGTGGAGGATGATGCCGAATACACGCACCGCTGGCCCATCGACAGCAAGACGCCGACAGTTACGAAGAAGGTACAGGCCCGCGAACTGTGGGACACGTTGATCACCTGTGCGCACAAGAGCGCCGAGCCCGGCATCATCTTCTGGGACCGCCAGCACAAGTACTCCACTTCATCCGTCTATCCCGGCTTCAAGAATGAAAGCACCAATCCCTGCGGCGAGATCGCAATGCAGGGCGGGGACAGCTGCCGCTTGATCGCGATCAACCTCTATTCCTTCGTCACCGATGCCTTCACACCGAAGGCGCGCTTCGACCACAAACGCTTGGCGAAAGTGACCTACGAGGCACAGCGCCTGATGGACGATCTCGTGGACCTCGAATTGGAGGCCGTTGAACGCATCCTGGTGAAGATCGACAAGGACCCCGAGCCGGACGCCGTGAAGCGCGTGGAGCGCGAGACCTGGCAGTTGCTGGGTGAGACCGGTCGCAAGGGCCGTCGCACCGGACTTGGCTTCACCGGCATGGGCGATGCGCTTGCCGCATTGAACTTGGCCTACGACAGCGAGGCCGCCGTGGAGGCCGCCGAGCATATGCTGCGTACCAAGTGCGAGGCCGAGTTCAACAGCAGCATAGACATGTCCATCGAGCGCGGCAGTTTTGTCGGCTTCGACCCCGCCGTGGAACGCACGTCCGAATTCACCGATATGCTCGCCAAGGAACTGCCCGAGTTGCACGCCCGCATGATGAAGAACGGCCGTCGCAACATCAGCATCAGCACGGTGGCTCCCACGGGCACACTGAGCCTGCTCACCCGCACCAGCAGTGGCATCGAGCCGGTCTACATGCTCGGCTACACGCGCCGCCGCAAGCTTGGTCCGAACGCGCCGAAGGAGAGTGTGGCCTTCACCGATGACATGGGCGACCAGTGGGAGGAATTCACCGTGCACCACCCGCGACTGGTGGATTGGATGAAGGCCACCGGCAAGACCGATGTGAAGGAAAGTCCCTACGCCAACAGCACCGCGAACGACATCAACTGGCACCATCGCGTGCGCTTGCAGGCCGCCGTGCAGAAATACACCACGCACAGCATCAGCAGCACGATCAACCTGCCTGCGGACGTTTCCGCGGAACTGGTGGGCAACATCTACCGCGAAGCCTGGCACATGGGCCTGAAGGGCGTCACCGTGTACCGCGACGGATCGCGCAGCGGCGTGCTGGTCTCCAACGAGAAGAAGGACGCCGCCGCAGTGGCGCACACGAAGCGTCCGGACGTTCTGGAAGCCGATGTGATCCGATTCAACAACGAACTGGAGCAATGGATCGCCGTGGTCGGCCTGCTTGACGGCAAGCCCTACGAGATCTTCACCGGCAAGGCCACGGGCGTGTTCCAATTGCCGAAGTGGGTGGAGAAAGGCTGGGTGATCAAGCGCAAGGACACCAAAGCGAAGAAGAATATTTACGACCTGCAGTACGCCGACAGCGACGACTACCGCGTGACCATCCAGGGCCTCAGCCGCAGTTTCGACAAGGAATACTGGAACTACGCCATCCTCATCAGCGGCATGCTGCGCCAAGGCGTCTCCGTGCCGCACGTGGTGGACACCGTGGTGAACCTGAACCTCTACGACGCCACGCTGAACACCTGGAAGAACGGCATAGCCCGTGCGCTGTCCCGCTACATCGCCGACGGCACCAGCGCCAGCGGCCGTAAGTGCAACGACTGCGGCGACAGCGAAGGCGTGTACTACGAGGAAGGCTGCCTGAAGTGCCGGAGCTGCGGAAGCTCCAAGTGCGGGTAG
- a CDS encoding thioredoxin family protein, whose protein sequence is MTKAIFYHAGCPVCVNAEERITEIVDRNKYDVEIVHLGEHKGRIAEAEAAGVKSVPALVLGHDVLHINHGASMAEVKG, encoded by the coding sequence ATGACCAAAGCAATTTTCTACCATGCAGGATGCCCCGTTTGCGTGAATGCCGAAGAGCGCATCACCGAGATCGTGGACCGCAACAAGTACGACGTGGAGATCGTCCACCTCGGTGAGCACAAAGGCCGCATCGCGGAGGCGGAAGCCGCAGGCGTGAAGAGCGTGCCCGCACTGGTGCTGGGGCATGATGTGCTCCACATTAATCACGGCGCCAGCATGGCCGAGGTGAAGGGCTGA
- a CDS encoding MarR family transcriptional regulator codes for MSSTPELDAHLAQVLERIGEVARALRWKQAVEEGLSPLQIRIMGFLADHADESIGVARLAEELLVSKPTISDSVKLLADRKFLIRKPDKSDARSHALQLTAAGRRHVSAGTPMDTAVAELSLEHKEALLTGLMGVLESLFRKEAVHVQRMCFTCKYYRGDRSVEHRCLLLEKSLPVAELRTDCAEHEVVE; via the coding sequence ATGTCCTCCACCCCTGAACTCGACGCGCACTTGGCGCAGGTGCTGGAACGGATCGGTGAAGTGGCGCGTGCCCTTCGTTGGAAGCAGGCGGTGGAAGAAGGGCTGAGCCCCTTGCAGATCCGGATCATGGGTTTTCTGGCCGACCATGCGGACGAAAGCATTGGCGTGGCCCGTCTGGCGGAGGAGCTGCTGGTGAGCAAGCCCACCATCAGCGACAGCGTGAAGCTGCTGGCCGACCGGAAATTCCTGATCCGGAAACCGGACAAGAGCGATGCGCGCAGCCACGCCCTGCAACTCACCGCTGCCGGCAGAAGGCATGTCTCCGCTGGAACTCCGATGGACACAGCCGTTGCGGAGTTGTCACTGGAGCACAAGGAAGCCCTTCTGACGGGGCTGATGGGCGTGCTGGAATCCTTGTTCCGCAAGGAGGCCGTGCATGTGCAACGCATGTGCTTCACCTGCAAATACTACCGAGGTGATCGGAGCGTCGAGCATCGGTGCCTGCTGCTGGAGAAGTCATTACCGGTAGCGGAACTGCGGACCGATTGCGCGGAGCACGAGGTGGTGGAGTAG
- a CDS encoding NRDE family protein, protein MCLIALAYKVHPRFPLILAANRDEFLDRPTEPAHWWKDAPDILAGRDQRAGGTWLGFTRNGRFAAITNYREMRMNFPAGPSRGVLVREALEHGIDPKSTKAYAGFNLIYGSVNSLRYHNNIKGADEALTPGIHGLSNHFLNTPWPKVVKAEHGMKELLELPDADLPEALFTLLTDDAIAPDEKLPDTGLPLEMERAASSIFIRTPGYGTRCSTVLLVDAEGQVIFQELSFPGEGLVEELFSVKTQVAKR, encoded by the coding sequence ATGTGCCTGATCGCCTTGGCCTACAAGGTCCACCCGCGCTTTCCGCTTATCCTGGCCGCCAACCGCGATGAGTTCCTGGACCGTCCCACGGAGCCCGCACACTGGTGGAAAGACGCCCCGGACATCCTCGCTGGACGCGACCAACGCGCAGGCGGCACTTGGCTGGGCTTCACGCGCAACGGCAGGTTCGCCGCGATCACCAATTACCGGGAGATGCGGATGAACTTTCCCGCCGGGCCATCACGCGGCGTACTGGTTCGCGAAGCCTTGGAGCACGGCATCGATCCGAAAAGCACGAAAGCTTACGCCGGCTTCAACCTGATCTACGGAAGCGTGAACAGCCTGCGGTACCACAACAACATCAAAGGCGCCGATGAAGCACTGACACCCGGCATCCATGGGCTGAGCAACCATTTCCTCAACACGCCCTGGCCCAAGGTGGTGAAGGCGGAACACGGGATGAAGGAGTTGCTGGAGCTTCCGGACGCGGACCTTCCTGAAGCGCTCTTCACCTTGCTCACCGATGATGCCATCGCGCCGGACGAAAAGCTCCCCGACACGGGTCTTCCACTGGAAATGGAGCGTGCGGCCTCGTCGATCTTCATCCGCACACCCGGCTACGGCACGCGGTGCAGCACGGTGTTGCTGGTGGATGCCGAGGGGCAGGTGATCTTTCAGGAGCTCAGCTTTCCCGGAGAAGGACTTGTAGAGGAACTGTTCTCGGTGAAAACACAGGTCGCAAAGCGATAG
- the nadA gene encoding quinolinate synthase NadA, whose translation MSDHEIVEDIHRLKREKNAIILAHYYQQPEIQELADFVGDSLGLAQAADKTGAEVILFAGVHFMAETAKILNPGRTVLLPDLNAGCSLADSAPPEKFRAFLDQHPDHVVVSYINCSAEVKAMSDIICTSSNAVRVVQSIPADRKVIFAPDKHLGAYVQRITGRELVLWDGVCEVHVDISLDKMKFLLGKHPDAKLVAHPECPPHILAEADHIGSTTSLLDFVQRDPGNTFIVATEGGILHKMRQAVPGKTLIAAPANVENSCACSECPYMKMNTLAKVHSALLTGSPEIILEERIRAGAEVALRRMMDLG comes from the coding sequence ATGTCCGACCATGAGATTGTGGAGGACATCCATCGCCTGAAGCGTGAGAAGAACGCCATCATCCTTGCGCACTACTACCAGCAGCCCGAGATACAGGAGTTGGCCGATTTTGTCGGTGACAGCCTAGGCTTGGCGCAGGCGGCGGACAAGACCGGTGCGGAGGTGATCCTCTTCGCGGGGGTACATTTCATGGCGGAAACGGCGAAGATCCTCAACCCCGGGCGTACCGTGCTTTTGCCGGACCTCAATGCGGGCTGCTCGCTCGCCGATAGTGCTCCGCCCGAGAAGTTCAGGGCTTTTCTCGATCAGCATCCAGACCATGTGGTGGTGAGCTACATCAATTGCAGCGCCGAGGTGAAAGCGATGAGCGACATCATCTGCACCAGCAGCAACGCAGTGCGCGTGGTGCAGAGCATCCCGGCGGACCGGAAGGTGATCTTCGCTCCGGACAAGCATTTGGGGGCTTATGTGCAACGCATCACCGGACGGGAACTCGTGCTCTGGGACGGCGTGTGCGAGGTACATGTGGACATCAGCTTGGACAAGATGAAATTCCTGTTGGGCAAACACCCCGATGCCAAGTTGGTGGCGCACCCGGAATGCCCGCCGCACATCCTCGCGGAGGCCGATCACATAGGCAGCACCACCTCGCTTCTGGACTTCGTGCAACGCGACCCCGGCAACACCTTCATCGTCGCCACGGAAGGCGGCATCCTGCACAAGATGCGCCAGGCGGTACCGGGCAAAACCTTGATCGCGGCCCCGGCGAACGTGGAGAATTCCTGTGCCTGCAGCGAATGCCCGTACATGAAGATGAACACCTTGGCGAAGGTCCATTCCGCCTTGCTCACCGGTTCGCCGGAGATCATCCTGGAGGAGCGCATACGTGCCGGGGCGGAGGTCGCACTGCGGCGCATGATGGACTTGGGATGA